The following is a genomic window from Desulforhopalus sp..
CCCAGTCCGAGCAGGGAAAACAGCAGGGCGGTGGAGTCGCCCAAGGCGACAGCGGCAACAAGCGGGAGCTTGGCTTTGGGCCCATGAGCCACCGAATAACTGATGACGGTCAGGATGGTTGGCCCCGGTATCACCAGAAGAATCGTCGAGGCGGTAACAAAGGCCAGCCACATTTCAAAGGCCATAAAGGGACTCCTCAGCAGCTCTTCCTGCCATGCCGAGATAAAAAGGCATCGAGCTGATTGGCAAAATTTTGCCGGTCACTTTTACTTTGTGCCGCCGGGCCACCGGTATCTACGCCACTTGCGCGCAGGGCGTCCATGAAGTCGCGCATTTGCAGGCGCGCCCTGATAGTATCCGGCAGATAAAGCTCACCCCGGGGATTGAGGGCATGCCCGCCTTTCTCAAGAACCGCTGCCGCCAGGGGGATGTCACCGGTGATAACAAGGTCGCCGGCGGTGAGTCGTTTAACGATCTCGTTGTCGGCAACATCAAATCCGGGCGCTACTCGAAGAAAACCTATCCACGGCGAGGGCGGCACCTTAAGAGGTTGATTGGCGATCAGGGTCAACTGTATCCGGGTGCGCTCGGCAGCTCTGAATAAAATTTCCTTCATCGCCACCGGGCAGGCATCGGCGTCAACCCATATCTTCATTGCCTGTCACTCTTGCTGACAATTATTTCTTTCCACGAAAAATTGTGCGATGGAGAGGGGTGTGAGGGCAACGACCCTCTCCAGTATTCGCAATGTCGCGGGTTGAACGGGGAAGTCTTACTCGTAACCCTTGCCTTTACAGGTCGGGCAGACCTGGTCGGGGGTGCATTGGGTGTCGTTGGAAAGCTCACCGCCACTGCCGCGCCATTCCGAATTCACCTCGCAGACGCCTTCGATCATCTTTTTTCCTTGGCAGGTTGGACAGGGAGTAGGGTTATTTTTGGGGTTTTTGTCAGTCATGTAGTCCTCCTAAGAAAGGGTGTTGCTTCAATAAAACCGTTAACGATTTTGCCCCAGGATCTGTTGCGATGTATCTGTAAAAGCCAGCCATCGGCAGGAGAATGTTTGCCGTTAATCCGTAAGGTTCAAATAAAAATTGACTTGATTGCGCATTCTGTCAATGGCCGGCAATCAATTTACCTCCTACCGGTAACTTTTAACAGGATTTTCGCGGAATGATCTTCCGGCTCTTTTCTAGTCTCCTTGATCGTGGCAAAAGCTGGGAAGGGTAAGGCCATTCGTGGGTTACCAGTAATAGCTTGCCGATTCACCCAATTCCTGCTCGATCTCCAGCAGGCGGTTGTATTTGGCGATCCGTTCGCTGCGTGAGGCGGAGCCGGTTTTCAGTTGCCCGCCATCCATGGCCACGGCAAAGTCGGCAAGGAAGGTGTCCTCGGTTTCTCCCGAGCGGTGGGAGATGAAGTATCGCCAGCCGGCGTCGCGGCACATCCGCACCGCGTCAATGCTTTCGGAAACCGTGCCGATCTGGTTGAGCTTGATCAGCACTGAATTAGCGGTAGCCTCTTCAATGCCCCGGGCGATGTACTGGGTATTGGTGACAAAGATATCGTCGCCGACGATGTCGATCTCATCGCCGACCCGGGCGGTGAGCTTTTTAAAACCGTCCCAGTCGTTTTCGGCCAGCGGGTCTTCCCAGGAGACGATGGGGTATTTGTCCACCCACCTTACCGCCATCTCGATGAGATCGGCGGAGCTCATCTTGCCGCCGCCCGACCATTTCAGGTCGTATTCGCTGGTGAGATTGGTAGAAAAAGAACTGGCGGCACTATCGAGGGAGATGGCGATGTCCTGGCCGGGTACGTAACCGGCCTTGTCGATCGCCTCCATGATGACATCCATGACCTCTTCGTTGCTGGCGAGATTGGGGGCAAAACCGCCCTCGTCGCCGACACTTGTCGCCATACCCCGGCTCTTTAGTATCTTTTTCAGGATATGAAAGGTTTCGGCGATGTAGCGCAGGCCTTCCCGGAAGGTCGGGGCACCGACCGGCACTGCCATGAACTCCTGGATATCGACGCTGTTGTCGGCGTGGGCACCGCCGTTGATGATATTCATCGCCGGCACCGGGATCCTTCTGGCCCCGGCGCCGCCGAGATAGCGGTACAGCGGCAGTCTGCATGAGGCCGCGGCCGCCCTGGCAACCGCCATGGACACGCCGAGGATGGCATTGGCGCCGAGGTTCGACTTGTTGACGGTGCCGTCGAGTTCGAGCATTGCCTGGTCGATTGCCACCTGCTGGATCGCCGACATGCCCAGCAGGGCCGGACCGATGATGGTGTTGACGTTGTCCACCGCCTTGAGGACACCCTTGCCGAGGTAGCGGTCTTTATCGCCATCGCGCAGTTCAATGGCCTCGTTTTCACCGGTGCTGGCGCCGGAGGGAACGGATGCGGAACTGGAGGTGCCGTCTTCCAGTTCGACAAACACCCGAACGGTCGGATTGCCACGGGAATCAAGGATCTCCATGCCACGAACAGCTGCAATTGTGTCTTTCATGGTGCGTACCCCCAGTTTTTGCAAAGGTTGACTATCTCTGCCGCTGATTCCAGGCCGGCGGTTGATGTTTATCAGCCAATATAAGGCCAGGTGCGGCATCTGACAATGGCGGTTGTAGAGTATGAAGGCATGGGGATCCTGACTCCGGGACTATAAAACAGTTGCATTGGCCGGGGGGAAAGTGTAGTAAACGAGTTTTGCCCGGATGACTATTGTCGGTGGCTTCGTCGATATTTCATGACAAATACTAGGCGCAGTGTTCGGCGTGGTGTGCGGAAGGGTTTCTGCCGCCCCCATATCAGTCGCTCTCCGGGATTTTGACCGCAGCTCGCAGGAAGGGACATCCTTCCGCATCCCAGTCCATCCATTACACCTCAGGAGTCTCTCGTGAGTGTCGACAACCAGCTTACACCGGCAGAGCCGGGCAAAAGGAAGATTCTCATACTGAAAGCGCTGTTTGCCGTTTTCGTCTGTTTACTTGCCTGTGGCTTGTATTTTCACTTCTATATCAATACCGCCTATGTCGAGGTGGAACTGACGGTTGAGAAAAAGACCGATTTCAAGATTTATTACGCAGAACCCGGTAAAC
Proteins encoded in this region:
- a CDS encoding YaiI/YqxD family protein — its product is MKIWVDADACPVAMKEILFRAAERTRIQLTLIANQPLKVPPSPWIGFLRVAPGFDVADNEIVKRLTAGDLVITGDIPLAAAVLEKGGHALNPRGELYLPDTIRARLQMRDFMDALRASGVDTGGPAAQSKSDRQNFANQLDAFLSRHGRKSC
- a CDS encoding ankyrin, whose product is MTDKNPKNNPTPCPTCQGKKMIEGVCEVNSEWRGSGGELSNDTQCTPDQVCPTCKGKGYE
- the eno gene encoding phosphopyruvate hydratase encodes the protein MKDTIAAVRGMEILDSRGNPTVRVFVELEDGTSSSASVPSGASTGENEAIELRDGDKDRYLGKGVLKAVDNVNTIIGPALLGMSAIQQVAIDQAMLELDGTVNKSNLGANAILGVSMAVARAAAASCRLPLYRYLGGAGARRIPVPAMNIINGGAHADNSVDIQEFMAVPVGAPTFREGLRYIAETFHILKKILKSRGMATSVGDEGGFAPNLASNEEVMDVIMEAIDKAGYVPGQDIAISLDSAASSFSTNLTSEYDLKWSGGGKMSSADLIEMAVRWVDKYPIVSWEDPLAENDWDGFKKLTARVGDEIDIVGDDIFVTNTQYIARGIEEATANSVLIKLNQIGTVSESIDAVRMCRDAGWRYFISHRSGETEDTFLADFAVAMDGGQLKTGSASRSERIAKYNRLLEIEQELGESASYYW